The window GGCGGAAGGGCTGTTCGACGACGCCAGGAAACGGCCCCTGCCGGCCCTCCCGCGGCGCATCGGCATCGTGACGTCCCGCGATGGCGCCGCGCTCCGGGACATCGTGCGCGTGCTGCGGCGCCGCTACCCCAACGCGCACCTGGTGATCGCACCGGCCAGGGTGCAAGGCGACGGCGCAGCGCTCGAGATCGCGCGGGCGCTGAGGCGGATCGGCGCGGTCCCTGGCGTGGACGTCGTGATCGCGGGCCGCGGCGGCGGCTCCATCGAAGACCTCTGGGCCTTCAACGAGGAGGCCGTGGCCCGGGCCATCGCCAGCTGCCCGGTGCCAGTCATCTCCGCCGTCGGCCACGAGACGGACGTGACCATCGCGGACTTCGTCGCCGACCTGCGGGCGCCGACGCCCTCGGCCGCCGCCGAGATCGTCGTCGGCCGCAAGGACGAGTTCGTCCGCCGCATCGTCTCGCAGGGCGCGCACGCGCGGGCGGCGCTCCGGGCGCTGCTGCAGCGCTCGGCCGCGCGCCTGCACCAGCTCGAGGCCCGCCCGGCGCTGGCGGGCTTCCCCGGGCGCGTGGCGCTGCGCCAGCGCTATGTCACCGAACTCGGCGCTTCGCTGCGGGCGGCGGGATCGGCGGCGACCGGCGGCCGGCGCCGGCGACTCGAGATGCTGGGCCGCTCGCTGGACGCGTTCCGCCCGCGGGAGCGCCTCGCCCGGATGCGGGCCGCCGTCGTGGCGTACCGCGGGCGCCTCGACGGCGCCGTGCGGACGACGCTCCATCGCGCCGAGTCGCGCAGCCGCGAGGCCGCGGCCGGTCTGCACGCGATGAGCCCGCTGGCGGTCCTCGCACGCGGCTACGCCGTATGCTGGACCGACGATCGCCGCACCGTCGTGCGGCGCGCGGATCAGGTGGCGCCTGGCGACACGATTCGCGTCACGCTGGGGAGCGGCGAGCTCGGATGCGAGGTGCGCGAGGTGGCCGACGACCCGGCCGCGCGAGGACGGGCCTGATGGACGAAACGACGATCAAGGACTTCGAGGCGGCGCTGGCGGAGCTGGCTGGCATCGTGAAGAAGCTGGAGGAGGGTGACCTCGCGCTCGAGGCGTCGCTGGCGCTCTACGAGCGCGGCGTCCGGCTGCAGCGCTATTGCCACGAGCGGCTCGAGGCGGCGGAACGTCGCATCGAGATATTGAGCGACCGGGGCGAACTCGTGCCGGCCCCGCCCGATCTCACCGACATCGGCCACGATGACGACCACTAGTCCCGCCGGCCCTTCGGCCGCGGCGTTCGACGACTTCGCCCTCGCCTGCCGCCGCATGGTGGACGAGGCACTCGCGCGCTGGCTTCCGCGCGCGCCGCGCTGCCCCGAGGTCGTCGCGGACGCCATGCGCTACAGCGTGACCGCGGGCGGGAAGCGCCTGCGCCCGATCCTCGTGCTGGCCGCGGCCGACGCCGTCGCCGGCCGCCGCGGCCTCGACGTGACGACCGCGCGCGCGGTGGCCCTGCCCGCCGCGTGCGCGCTGGAGCTGATCCACACGTATTCCCTGGTCCACGACGACCTGCCCGCGATGGACGACGACGCCCTGAGGCGTGGGCGCCCGACCCTGCACACGGTCGTCGGCGAGGGACAGGCGATCCTGGCCGGCGACGGCCTGCAGGCCGAGGCGTTCTCCCTGCTCGCGCGCGAGCCCGTCACCGCGGACCCCGATCTCGTCCTGCGCAAGCTGCGCGTCATCGACCTGGTGGCGCGCGCGGCGGGACCGGAGGGCATGGTGGGTGGCCAGGCCATCGACCTCCAGGCCGCGGGCAAGGGCCCGGGCGAGACGCGGGTGCTCGACGGTCCGGCGCTGACCGACATGCACGCGCGCAAGACGGGCGCCCTCATACGTGCCGCGACGGGGGCCGGTGCGGTGATGGCTGGCGCCGACGAGGCCACCCTCGGCAGCCTCGACCGCTGGGCGGCCGAGGTCGGGCTGGCGTTCCAGATCGTGGACGACGTGCTCGACGTCGAGGGCGAGTCGGGCGCCCTCGGCAAGACGGCCGGCAAGGACGCGGCCGACGGCAAACCGACGTTTCCGGCCCTCTTCGGCCTGGCCGCGTCGAAACGCCTCGCCGCCGAGGCCACGGCACGCGCCGAACGCGCGCTCACCGAGGCCGGGTTCGCCGGCTCGCACCTCGACGCCATCGCGCGCTGGATCCTCCAGCGGACGTCGTGATGGCCGGACGCGCCGTCCGCCGATGAAGCTCAGGCTGGATCAGCTCCTCGTCCGGCGCGGACTGGTCGAGTCGCGCGAGCGCGCACAGGCGCTCATCATGGCGGGCCAGGTGGACCTCGACGGCCGGGCGGCGGCCAAGGCCGGCACGATGGTGTCCGAGCACGCCGACGTCAAGGTGATCGGGCCGGACCACCCCTGGGTGAGCCGGGGCGGCGTGAAGCTGGCCCACGCGCTCGACGCCTTCGGCCTCGATGTGACCGGCCGCGTCGGTCTCGACGTCGGCGCCTCCACCGGCGGCTTCACCGACGTGCTCCTCGCCCGCGGCGCGGCGCCCGTCTTCGCCGTGGATGTCGGCCATGGACAGCTGCACTGGCGGCTGCGCAACGATCCGCGCGTCACCGTGATCGAGGGCGTGAACGCCCGGCATCTCTCGCGCGATCACCTGCCGACCCTGCAGGACGGGGCGCGCATCGTGACCATCGACGTGTCGTTCATCTCGCTGGCCCTCATCCTGCCTCCACTTCTCGGGCTCGTCGCGACGGACGCCGATCTCGTGGCCCTCGTGAAGCCCCAGTTCGAGGCTGGCCGCCGGGACGCGCCACGCGGCGTGGTCCGCGATCCGGCCGTCCATGCCCGCGTGCTGGCCGAGATCACGGCGAAAGCGGCTGCGATAGGATGGTCGCGGCT of the Vicinamibacterales bacterium genome contains:
- the xseA gene encoding exodeoxyribonuclease VII large subunit, which translates into the protein MTPSRLPFDDAAPPPPRRRVVTVSELTANLRTLVESEFPEVWVEGELSGARLWNTGHLYFTLKDAHAQIKGVMFRTSLRLLRFKPEDGARVVARGRLSVYDPRGEYQLVCEHMEPRGLGALQLAYEQLRRTLAAEGLFDDARKRPLPALPRRIGIVTSRDGAALRDIVRVLRRRYPNAHLVIAPARVQGDGAALEIARALRRIGAVPGVDVVIAGRGGGSIEDLWAFNEEAVARAIASCPVPVISAVGHETDVTIADFVADLRAPTPSAAAEIVVGRKDEFVRRIVSQGAHARAALRALLQRSAARLHQLEARPALAGFPGRVALRQRYVTELGASLRAAGSAATGGRRRRLEMLGRSLDAFRPRERLARMRAAVVAYRGRLDGAVRTTLHRAESRSREAAAGLHAMSPLAVLARGYAVCWTDDRRTVVRRADQVAPGDTIRVTLGSGELGCEVREVADDPAARGRA
- a CDS encoding exodeoxyribonuclease VII small subunit, producing the protein MDETTIKDFEAALAELAGIVKKLEEGDLALEASLALYERGVRLQRYCHERLEAAERRIEILSDRGELVPAPPDLTDIGHDDDH
- a CDS encoding polyprenyl synthetase family protein; this encodes MTTTSPAGPSAAAFDDFALACRRMVDEALARWLPRAPRCPEVVADAMRYSVTAGGKRLRPILVLAAADAVAGRRGLDVTTARAVALPAACALELIHTYSLVHDDLPAMDDDALRRGRPTLHTVVGEGQAILAGDGLQAEAFSLLAREPVTADPDLVLRKLRVIDLVARAAGPEGMVGGQAIDLQAAGKGPGETRVLDGPALTDMHARKTGALIRAATGAGAVMAGADEATLGSLDRWAAEVGLAFQIVDDVLDVEGESGALGKTAGKDAADGKPTFPALFGLAASKRLAAEATARAERALTEAGFAGSHLDAIARWILQRTS
- a CDS encoding TlyA family RNA methyltransferase, with amino-acid sequence MKLRLDQLLVRRGLVESRERAQALIMAGQVDLDGRAAAKAGTMVSEHADVKVIGPDHPWVSRGGVKLAHALDAFGLDVTGRVGLDVGASTGGFTDVLLARGAAPVFAVDVGHGQLHWRLRNDPRVTVIEGVNARHLSRDHLPTLQDGARIVTIDVSFISLALILPPLLGLVATDADLVALVKPQFEAGRRDAPRGVVRDPAVHARVLAEITAKAAAIGWSRLAATPSPIVGAKGNREFLVHFRPAGGPLNAPC